The Burkholderiales bacterium JOSHI_001 genomic sequence CACGGCCGACAGCGCCACCGCGGCCAGCATCTGCGTGAGCGGCGTCATGGTGCCCGAGGCCACCACCGACTTCAGGATCAACTGGCGCAGCCGCTGGCTCTGGTCGCGAAAGCGCTGCGCTTGCGACGCGCCAGCGCCGTGCAGACGCACCAGGCGCCAGGCCTGCACGTTTTCTTCCACGGTGTAGGCCAGTTCGTCGGTGGCGGTCTGTGTGTTCTGCGCCAGGCGGCGCAGGCGGTGGCCGATGTGGCGCATGGCCAGGCCCACCGCCGGCAGCAGCACCGCCACGAACAGCGTGAGCGACCAGTTCAGCCACAGCAGGTAGCACAGCAGGGCCAGCAGGGTGAGCGTGTCCTTCACCAGCGTGAGCAGCGCGCTCACCAGCAGGTTCGAGCCGTTCTGCGCTTCGTACACCAGCGTGTTGGTCAGGCTGGATGCGCTGTAGCGCGAGAACAGCGCCGGCTGCGCCGTCACCAGGCGCTGGAACATGCCCTCGCGCAGGTTCTGCACGCCGCGGTTGGCGGCCCAGGCCAAGCCGTACTGGGCGATGAAGCCGGCCAGCCCGCGGATGACAAACAGGCCGATGATGGCCACCGGCACCATCCACAGGGGCAGCGACGCGCTGGAGAATCCCCGGTCCAGCAGCGGCTTCATCAGCGCGGGGATGGCCGGTTCGGTGGCCGCGGCCACCAGCGCGCCCATGGCGGCCGCCACCAGGCCGGCCCGGCCCTGGGCGAAGTACGGCGCAATGCGCCCGAAACGTTGCAGCAATGAAGACATGGATGGAAACCGCAGGGAACACCCGCCACCGGGCGCAGACACCGGCGCTCACGATTATCAATGGCGCGCTGCCTACAATCGGCCGCCTAGAACGACTTACCCCCTCGCGATGGCACGGAACCCGCGCCAGCGAAGCGAATCCACCACAGTCGATGCCTCCATTGCCCCTCTTGCCTTTGCCCCAACGCCGCCATTGCCTGGGCCTGGTGGCCGCCGCTCTGGTGCTGCCCCGGCTGGCCGCCGCCCAGTTCCGTGTGGAAATCTCCGGTGTGGGTGCCACGCAGTTGCCGGTGGCCATCACGAAATTCCGCGACGAAGACAAGAGCGGCCAGCCCATCTCGGCCATCGTGCGCGCCGACCTGGAACGCAGCGGCGTGTTCCGGTTCGTCGATTCGTCGGGCGACCTGGATGAACTGGCCCGGCCGGTGTTCACCGACTGGCGCGGCCGCGGCGCCGACGCGCTGGCCGCCGGGTCGGTGTCGCGCCTGGCCGACGGGCGCTTCGACGTGCGCTATAAGCTCTGGGACGTGGTGCGCGGCACCGACCAGGGCGGGCAAAGCCTGGCCGTGGTGGCCGCCGACCTGCGGTTGGCGGCGCACCGCATCGCCGACGCCATCTACGAAAAGCTGGCCGGCGACAAGGCGGTGTTTTCCACCCGCATCGCCTATGTCACCAAGAGCGCCAACCGCTTCACGCTGCGCGTGACCGATGCCGACGGCGAGGGCGGCCAGGTGGCGCTGGCCAGCGCTCAGCCCATCATTTCGCCGGCCTGGTCGCCCGACGGGCGTTCGCTGGCCTATGTGTCCTTCGAGCAAGGCAAGGCCAGCATCTATGTGCAAGATGTGGCCAGCGGCCAGCGCCGCGCGGTGGCCAACCACCGCGGCAGCAACAGCGCGCCGGCCTGGTCGCCCGACGGCAACCAGTTGGCCGTGGCCTTGTCGCGCGACGGGCTGACCCAGCTGTACCTCATCGACCGCCAGGGCGAGCGCCTGCAACGCATCACCAACAGCCCTGCCATCGACACCGAGCCTTGCTTTTCGCCCGACGGCCGCACGCTGTATTTCGTCAGCGACCGCGGCGGCGGACCGCAGATCTACCGCATGCCGGCCGGCGGCGGTGCGGCCGAGCGCGTCACCTTCAGCGGCAACTACAACATCAGCCCGGCCATCAGCCCGGACGGGCGCACGCTGGCCTACGTCACCCGCAATGGCGGCGCCTTCAAGGTGATGACCCTGGACCTGGCCGGTGGCAGCCCGCAGTCGGTCAGCGACACCAGCGACGACGAGAGCCCCAGCTTCGCGCCCAATGGCAAGCTGATCATCTACGCCACCCGCTCGGGCGGGCGTGACGTGCTGATGACCACCACGCTGGACGGGCGCATCAAGACCCGCCTGCTGTCCAGCGGCGTGGATGTGCGTGAACCCGTGTGGGGTCCCTACGGTCGTTGACCGTGCCGCCCCTGTTTGATGTGCAACCCCGAATGCCACAAGGAGAACTTCGCATGCAAGCACGAACCCCGAAGCGCATGAAGTCCCCCGCGCCCCTGCTGCTGTGCCTGGCCACCGCCGCGGCGCTGCTGGCCGGCTGCGGATCGGCCGTGAAGCTGGAAACCCCCGCGGCCGTGGAGGACCGCACCGGCAAGGCGGTGGACGCCAACGCCGCCAGCGCTGGCGCCGGCACGGCCAAAGGTGGCACCGGGGGGCCGGCCGGCCAGTCTGGCGTGACCCCGGTGGACCTGGGCAGCAACGCCGGCGGCACGGCCACGCTGGACCGCATCGTGTACTTCGATTTCGACAGCTTCGTGGTGCGGGACGACTACCGCGGCGCCATCGAAGGCCATGCCAAGGCGCTGGCCGCCGGCAAGGGCAAGCGCATGGTGGTGGAAGGCCACACCGACGAGCGCGGCGGGCGCGAATACAACCTGGCGCTGGGCCAGAAACGCGCCGACGCGGTGGTCAAAGCCATGGCCCTGGTGGGCGCCCCGGCCGACCGGCTGGAAGCGGTGAGCTTTGGCAAGGAGCGCCCGGCCGTGGAAGGGCGTGACGAGGCCAGCTGGGCCAAGAACCGCCGCGCCGAACTCAAAGACAAGTGACATGACGATCCTCCCGCAATGGCCTTCGGCCATCTCCCCCCAGGGGGCGACGCTGGCGGACCGGCGCAGCCGGATCCGCGGCGTCCGCATGGTTGGGTCGGCGCTGCTGCTGTTGTTGGCATCGCATGCGCAAGCCGGACTCTTTGACGACGACGAGGCGCGCAAGGCCATCCTGGACCTGCGCACGCGCATCCAGGCGGTGGAAGAGCAGGGCAAGGCGCGCCAGAACGAACTGGCGGCCGAGCAGACCAAGGCCAATGCGCAGTTGCAGGAACAGCTGCAGCAGATGCGGCGCAGTCTGCTGGAGCTGAACAACCAGTTGGAGCTGCTGCGCGCCGACCTGGCCAAGCTGCGGGGCCAGGACGAACAACTGGCGCGCGACGTGGCCGAGGTGCAGCGGCGCCAGAAGGACCTGGCCCAGGGCGTGGACGAGCGCGTGCGCAAGCTGGAACCACAGAAGGTCACGCTGGAAGGCGTGGAGTTCCTGGCCGACGCCGAAGAAAAGCGCCAGTACGAAGAGGCCTTCGCCGTGCTGCGCGCAGGCGACTTCGACAAGGCTTCGACGCAGTTGATGAGCTTCATGCGGCGCTATCCCGGCAGCGGCTACCAGGACGCCGCGCGCTACTGGCTGGGCAATGCGCTGTACGGCAAACGCGACTACAAGGAAGCCATCAACCAGTTCCGCGCCTTCGTCACCCAGGCCCCCACGCATGCGCGGGCGCCCGAGGCCTTGCTGGCCATTGCCAACTGCCAGGCCGAGATGAAGGACGCGAAAACCGCCCGCCGCACACTGGACGAGTTGCTGAAGGCCTACCCCAGCAGCGAAGCCGCAGGGGCCGCGAAGGAGCGGCTGGCCACCCTGAAATAGGCCTGCCGTCACCGGCAGCGCGCCGGTGGCCGCGCTTCTAGAATCCTTGCAATGAGTGACAACGACCTGCTGGCGCTGACGCGCCAGGTGCTGGGGGCTGCCTTCGTCCTGGGCGTGCTGTTCGGTGCCATCGCCCAACGCACGCACTTCTGCACCATGGGCGCTCTGGCGGATGTGGTGCACAGCGGCGACTTCACCCGCCTGCGCATGTGGGCCCTGGCCGCCGCCGTGGCCATGCTGGGCTTCAACACGCTGGTGGCATGGGGCGGTGTGCAGGCAGCCAACACCTTGTATGCGGCGCCGCGTCTGATGTGGCTGTCGCACGCCGTGGGCGGGCTGATGTTCGGCTTCGGCATGGTGCTGGCTTCGGGCTGCGGCAACAAGACCCTGGTGCGCCTGGGGGGTGGCAACCTGAAGTCGCTGCTGGTGCTGGTGGTGATGGGTGTCAGCGCACTGGCCACCCTGCGTGGCATCACCGGCGTGGCGCGCAGCACGCTGCTGGACCCGGTGGTGGTGAGCCTGCCCGCCGGGCAGGATTTGCCTTCGCTGCTGGCCGGGGCCAGCGGTCTGGGTGTGCCCCTGCTGGCGCTGGGCCTGGGCGCGGCCTTGGCGCTGGCGCTGGCGGCGTGGGCACTGGCCGACGCGTCGGCACGCGAGGCCGACGCCCTGCTGGGTGGCGTGGGCAGTGGCTTGCTGGTGGTGGCGCTGTGGTGGGTGTCGTCCCACTGGGGCTTCGTGGCCGAACACCCCCAGACCCTGGAGCCGGCCTTCCTGGCCACCAACTCGCGGCGCATGGAATCCTTCAGCTTCGTGGCGCCGGTGGGTTATGGGCTGGACTGGCTGATGATGTTCAGCGACAAGAACAACGTCGTCACACTGGGTGTGGCGTCCACACTGGGGGTGGTGTGTGGCAGCGCGGTGGTGGCCCTGGCCACGCGGCGCTTCCGCTGGGAAGGCTTTGGCGGCGCGGCGGACACCGCGCAGCACATCGTCGGCGCGGTGCTGATGGGCGTGGGCGGCGTCACCGCCCTGGGCTGCACCATCGGCCAGGGCTTGTCGGGTGTGTCCACGCTGTCGCTGGGCAGCTTCATCGCGGTGGCGGCCATCGTGGCGGGCGGACTGGCGGCCTTGCACTGGCAGGTGTGGTGGCTGGAGCGCCAGGCATGAACGCCCCCCTGGACCTTCATCTCGAAGCCGACATGGAGCGCCGTTTCGGCGGTCTGCGGCGCCTGTACGGTGATGCCGGCTACCAGCGCATTCGCGCGGCGCGCGTCGCCGTGGTGGGCCTGGGCGGCGTGGGTTCCTGGGCCGCCGAGGCGCTGGCGCGCAGCGGCGTGGCGCGGCTGGTGCTGATCGACATGGACCACGTGGCCGAATCCAACATCAATCGCCAGGTGCAGGCCCTGGGCGCTACGCTGGGCATGGCCAAGGGCCAGGCGCTGCGCGAGCGCATCGCCGACATCCACCCCGGCTGCGAGGTGCTGCTGGTCGATGCTTTCGTGCAGCCCGACAACTGGCCGCAATTGCTGCCGGAGGCGGTGGATGCCGTGGTCGACGCCTGTGACCAGGTGCGTGCCAAGCAGGTGCTGGCCGAGTGGGCGCTGGCCACCGGTGTCATCGGCCTGTGCGTGGGTGCAGCCGGCGGCAAACGCCAGGCCCAAGGCGTGGAGGTGGCCGACCTGGCACAGGCCAGCCACGACCCGCTGCTGGCCAAGCTGCGTCAACGTCTGCGCCGTGAAGGCGCGCCGCGAACGGGCGACCTGGGACTGCGTTGCGTCTTCTCGCGCGAGCATGTGGCCGCTCCGCTGGACGCCGCCTGCGACAGCGACGGCAGCCTGAATTGCCACGGCTATGGCTCCAGCGTCAGCGTGACGGCCACCTTCGGGCTGGTGGCCGCGGGGGAGGTGTTGAACCGCTTGGTCAGTGCCGCAGAAGGGCGCTGAATTTTCCGTGCTAGAATGTTGAGCTCTACAGGCATAGGGTCGTTAGCTCAGTCGGTAGAGCAGCGGACTTTTAATCCGTTGGTCGCGTGTTCGAGTCACGCACGACCCACCACGCGACAGGTTCCGGCAACGGGACGAAGGTTTCAGGGCTCTTAGCTCAGTTGGTAGAGCAGCGGACTCTTAATCCGTTGGTCGAGTGTTCGAGTCACTCAGGGCCCACCAAAAACTCAACGGCCTAGCGGCAGCGCTAGGCCGTTGTGCTTTGTGCGAACCAATCTCGACGCAGGTCAATTTCGCATTTGGCACAAAAACTGGCACAGCGAGAGAGTGGCGATGAACCGGACCAGCGGGCTCATCGCACATGCCGACAGTCACCAAACGAGGCAAGTACTGGCGGGCGCAGGTGCGCCGGCTTGGCTTTCCTCCGCAGTCGAAGCGATTCGACACGAACGCCAAGGCAGAGGCGTGGGCGCGCGTCACCGACTCGGAGTTGGACCGCGGCATCTTCGAGTCGCGCGCAGAGGCCGAGCGCACGACGCACGGCGAGGCGCTGGAGTGTTGAACCATTGGCGGCTGGCGTCAAACAGACTGATCAGCGATATCGGCGCGCCGCACACCTGGGATGCCACCTGGACCAAGGCGTCGAATTCAGCTTCCGGCTCGGTGTCCAGCACTTCCAGCCGCTGCAGGGCCTGCAGGCATTCCGATTCGTCCAGGCGCTTCGGGACCGCTGGCATGTTCACACCCATCATGGCGCCTGTGTTTCCGAGGCCGGTTGCGGCACCACGTGGTCGTGTCGGGTCGATGCCGCCTGGTGCGGCAGGGGGTCAGCAACCGCCAGCACGAAACAAAAGCAGCTGCCTGCGCCGGTTCCGGACTCGACCCACAACCGGCCACCATGGCGCTTGACAATGCGGCTGCAGATGGCCAAGCCCAGGCCCGAGCCCGCCTTGCTGCCATCGGGGTGCAATCGCTTGAACGGCTGGAACAGATGTTCGCGATCAGCCGGCGCAATGCCCACGCCGTTGTCGCGCACCTCGACGCGCCAATGGGCGTCGTCCTGCCGCACCGCCTGGATGCCAACCTCGGGCGCACGACCGTCTACCGTGAATTTCAATGCGTTGGAGATGAGGTTCTGCAGCAACAGGCGCAAGTGCGTCGCGTCGCCATGCACCACAGGCAGGTCACCCACCAGCACCTGCGCCCGGCTCTGGCTGACCGAGGCATCCAGGTCATCCAGGACCTGGCGCGCCACATCCCGCAGGGGCACGGGACCAAACTGCGGCAGCTGATGCGACATGCGAGAGAAGTCCAGCAGATCGCGAATCAGGTGCTGCAGCCGCTCGGCGGTGCCTGTCATCATGTCCAGATAGCCTGTGCTGCGCTCGTCCAGCAGGCGACCACTGCGCTGGCGCAACAGTTCAGTGAGGCTTCGCACCTTGCGCAGAGGTTCCTGCAGGTCGTGCGACGCAAAGATGGCGAATTCCTCCAGTTCGCGGTTCGACTGCTCCAGCCGGTCGCTGTGCTGCTTCATCTCCTGCTGCAGGCGCTTCAGGTCGGTGATGTCAGCCCGAATGGCCACGTACTGGCGAGGCCGTCCCGCGTCGTCCAGGCACGGCACGATGGTGGTGGCCACCCAGTAGAAGCGGCCATCCTTGGCACGGTTGCGGATCTCGCCCCGCCACACCCTGCCCGAAGCAATGGTGGCCCACAGGTCGCGAAAGAAGGCCGGCGGATGGTGGCCGGAGTTGACGATGCGGTGGTCCTTGCCGATCAATTCGTCGCGCGAGTAACGCGACAGCTGGCAGAACTTGTCGTTCACCGACACGATGCGTCCACGCGGGTCGGTGATGGCCACGATGGCGTGTTCGTCCAGCGCGGCCTGGATGTCGCTGGCGTGGCGCATCGAGGTGCGCAACAGCGCGTCGGCCAGCCAGCGCTGGGTGACGTCCATGTGCGTGCCGACGGTGCGGGTGGGATGCCCGGTCAGGTCGGTGTCCACCACGGTGGCGTGGGTGGCCACCCGCACCCAGCTGCCGTCGGTGCGCCGCATGCGATGCTCCACGCTGTAGCTGGGCGTGCGGTCGCGCAGGTGTTGCTCCTGGGCCTGCCGCAGCGCCGCCAGGTCGTCGGCATGGACCAGGCCTTCCCAGTCGTGTGCCATGCGCGGCTGTTCGCCTTCCGCATAGCCTAACAACGACTGTTCGCGCTCGTTCGCCACCAGTTCGCCGGTGTCCGAGCGCCAGTCCCACAGCCCCAGGTCGGCCGCGCGCAATGCCAGTTCCAGGCGCTCGGCGCTGGCGCGCAGCTGCCCTGCGGATTGTTCGCGCAATTGCTCCAGCGATCGCACATGCCGCAGGCGCAGACCCAGCGCAATGGCCGCTGCACCGCTCAAGCTCAGGTACAAGGCCACCACCCAGAACGCCCGCTCCCACCAGGGGCGGTACACCGCGGACAGCTCGCGCGTCATCGCCACCACAGGTGGCTGGTCGAACTGCACCTCGGGCAGGCTCAGGTTGCGCAGCGCCACCAGCCTTTCCTCGCCGGAAGCCAGCGCCTTGCCACTGTGGACGGTGGACTCTTGGCCGCTTTGCCGGTGCAGGCTGAAAAAGCTGCCCGGGCGGCTGAGATCCATGCCCTGGGCCGTCTGCAGCGCAGGCGCGTTCACATAGACGATGCCGCCGCCGTGGATGAGCGTGCCGCGTGCATCAGCCTGGTCCAGTCCGGACTGCAAGGTGGCCGTGAGGTACTCAGGATCGAGGCTGGCGACGACGGCCCCGTCGTACCGGCCTGTCGGATCGGTGAGGGTGCGTCCGACACAGATCACGTAGGGCCCCAGGGGCGAACGGAAAGGCTTGGACACGTACATCGTGTCGCGGTTCGGCTGGTCCGTGGGCATCTGAAACAGTTCGAGGGCCTGGAATTTCAGGCCCACCAGGTCTTCGCGGCTGGCTGCTATGACCTTGCCTTCGGCGTCGATCTGGAACATGGAGCGCACGCCCGGCATGGCCGCTGCCAGCGCACGGAAGCGGGCACCCGCCAGTTCGGCACCGTTGGTTTTGCCGGCCCGACCGAGTTCATCCCGCACGCCTGCCAACGCCCGGTGGATACCCAGCAATTGCTGGTTCATGCTCTGCGCGACGACGCGCGCCTGGCTGCTGACCCGGGCGGTCTCGCGTTCCAGCGTGGCCACTCGCTCGCCGTGCAGCCACAGCCCCAGAAGGGCACCGACGGCCAGCACCGTCGCACCCAGCGCGAGCGGACCGACCACCGCAGCGCTGCGCTTGCGGCCATTCGCCGAAGCGATCCCCGTGGTCACCATGATCATCAATCCGGGCGCTTGAGCCCGCCCTTGCGTTCTCGTTTGCGTCGGTACATGTCGGCGTCGGCACGGCGTATCACCGCATCGGCGCTGTCGTCGGCACCGGTGCACAGGGCCAGCCCGACCGTGCCTCCGATCACCACGTCACCCAGCCGGGCGATGTCCAGGCTGCCCAAGGGCGGCGCCAGGGCGGCTTCGATGTGGCGCCTGACCTGGTCGGCGGCCTTCAGGCTGTCCACCTGCTCCAGCACGATGACGAATTCATCGCCCGCGTAGCGCGCCACGATGTCCCCAACGCGGGTGGCTGCGCGCAGCCGGCTACCGATCTCGATCAAGGCTCTGTCGCCCGCGTCGTGGCCCAGGCGGTCATTGACGATCTTGAAGTTGTCCACGTCGATGAACATCACGGCAAACGGCCTGCTGTCGGCGCTGCGACGGTTTTGCTGCAAGCGCATGTCAATGGTGCGCACCAGCATGTCGCGGTTCACCAGACCCGTCAGCAGGTCGGTGCGCAGCTTGGTCTGCATCTGTCGGAAGCTGTCGGCCAGGTCACCGATCTCGTCACGGCGCTGGATGTCCAGTGGGGCGCCGAGGTTGCCGTTGCCGATCTCGCGCGTGGCGTCGGCCAGTCGGCGCAGGTCACGTGCAATCCAGGCCAGCACGGTCATGCCCAGCAGCACCGCCAGCACCGAACCGGCCACGCCCACCACGGCGGTGCGCACCACGTTATCGGTGACACCTTGCATGAAGTCGTCGCGCGGCATGGCCACCACCATGATCCAGTCCAAGCCGGCCTCGTCCTTCAGGCGGGAATAGGCCAGTTGCACGGTCTGCCCATGTGGACCCACGAAGTGCAGCGAATGCATGTCCCGGTCCAGCGGTTGCGCGGCCAGCGCACGCTG encodes the following:
- a CDS encoding tol-pal system beta propeller repeat protein TolB (PFAM: WD40-like Beta Propeller Repeat; TolB amino-terminal domain~TIGRFAM: tol-pal system beta propeller repeat protein TolB) — encoded protein: MPPLPLLPLPQRRHCLGLVAAALVLPRLAAAQFRVEISGVGATQLPVAITKFRDEDKSGQPISAIVRADLERSGVFRFVDSSGDLDELARPVFTDWRGRGADALAAGSVSRLADGRFDVRYKLWDVVRGTDQGGQSLAVVAADLRLAAHRIADAIYEKLAGDKAVFSTRIAYVTKSANRFTLRVTDADGEGGQVALASAQPIISPAWSPDGRSLAYVSFEQGKASIYVQDVASGQRRAVANHRGSNSAPAWSPDGNQLAVALSRDGLTQLYLIDRQGERLQRITNSPAIDTEPCFSPDGRTLYFVSDRGGGPQIYRMPAGGGAAERVTFSGNYNISPAISPDGRTLAYVTRNGGAFKVMTLDLAGGSPQSVSDTSDDESPSFAPNGKLIIYATRSGGRDVLMTTTLDGRIKTRLLSSGVDVREPVWGPYGR
- a CDS encoding outer membrane protein/peptidoglycan-associated (lipo)protein (PFAM: OmpA family~TIGRFAM: peptidoglycan-associated lipoprotein); protein product: MQARTPKRMKSPAPLLLCLATAAALLAGCGSAVKLETPAAVEDRTGKAVDANAASAGAGTAKGGTGGPAGQSGVTPVDLGSNAGGTATLDRIVYFDFDSFVVRDDYRGAIEGHAKALAAGKGKRMVVEGHTDERGGREYNLALGQKRADAVVKAMALVGAPADRLEAVSFGKERPAVEGRDEASWAKNRRAELKDK
- a CDS encoding tol-pal system protein YbgF (TIGRFAM: tol-pal system protein YbgF), which gives rise to MTILPQWPSAISPQGATLADRRSRIRGVRMVGSALLLLLASHAQAGLFDDDEARKAILDLRTRIQAVEEQGKARQNELAAEQTKANAQLQEQLQQMRRSLLELNNQLELLRADLAKLRGQDEQLARDVAEVQRRQKDLAQGVDERVRKLEPQKVTLEGVEFLADAEEKRQYEEAFAVLRAGDFDKASTQLMSFMRRYPGSGYQDAARYWLGNALYGKRDYKEAINQFRAFVTQAPTHARAPEALLAIANCQAEMKDAKTARRTLDELLKAYPSSEAAGAAKERLATLK
- a CDS encoding putative transporter component (PFAM: YeeE/YedE family (DUF395)), giving the protein MSDNDLLALTRQVLGAAFVLGVLFGAIAQRTHFCTMGALADVVHSGDFTRLRMWALAAAVAMLGFNTLVAWGGVQAANTLYAAPRLMWLSHAVGGLMFGFGMVLASGCGNKTLVRLGGGNLKSLLVLVVMGVSALATLRGITGVARSTLLDPVVVSLPAGQDLPSLLAGASGLGVPLLALGLGAALALALAAWALADASAREADALLGGVGSGLLVVALWWVSSHWGFVAEHPQTLEPAFLATNSRRMESFSFVAPVGYGLDWLMMFSDKNNVVTLGVASTLGVVCGSAVVALATRRFRWEGFGGAADTAQHIVGAVLMGVGGVTALGCTIGQGLSGVSTLSLGSFIAVAAIVAGGLAALHWQVWWLERQA
- a CDS encoding dinucleotide-utilizing enzyme possibly involved in molybdopterin or thiamin biosynthesis (PFAM: ThiF family), encoding MNAPLDLHLEADMERRFGGLRRLYGDAGYQRIRAARVAVVGLGGVGSWAAEALARSGVARLVLIDMDHVAESNINRQVQALGATLGMAKGQALRERIADIHPGCEVLLVDAFVQPDNWPQLLPEAVDAVVDACDQVRAKQVLAEWALATGVIGLCVGAAGGKRQAQGVEVADLAQASHDPLLAKLRQRLRREGAPRTGDLGLRCVFSREHVAAPLDAACDSDGSLNCHGYGSSVSVTATFGLVAAGEVLNRLVSAAEGR
- a CDS encoding PAS domain S-box (PFAM: Histidine kinase-, DNA gyrase B-, and HSP90-like ATPase; His Kinase A (phosphoacceptor) domain; PAS fold~TIGRFAM: PAS domain S-box), whose translation is MVTTGIASANGRKRSAAVVGPLALGATVLAVGALLGLWLHGERVATLERETARVSSQARVVAQSMNQQLLGIHRALAGVRDELGRAGKTNGAELAGARFRALAAAMPGVRSMFQIDAEGKVIAASREDLVGLKFQALELFQMPTDQPNRDTMYVSKPFRSPLGPYVICVGRTLTDPTGRYDGAVVASLDPEYLTATLQSGLDQADARGTLIHGGGIVYVNAPALQTAQGMDLSRPGSFFSLHRQSGQESTVHSGKALASGEERLVALRNLSLPEVQFDQPPVVAMTRELSAVYRPWWERAFWVVALYLSLSGAAAIALGLRLRHVRSLEQLREQSAGQLRASAERLELALRAADLGLWDWRSDTGELVANEREQSLLGYAEGEQPRMAHDWEGLVHADDLAALRQAQEQHLRDRTPSYSVEHRMRRTDGSWVRVATHATVVDTDLTGHPTRTVGTHMDVTQRWLADALLRTSMRHASDIQAALDEHAIVAITDPRGRIVSVNDKFCQLSRYSRDELIGKDHRIVNSGHHPPAFFRDLWATIASGRVWRGEIRNRAKDGRFYWVATTIVPCLDDAGRPRQYVAIRADITDLKRLQQEMKQHSDRLEQSNRELEEFAIFASHDLQEPLRKVRSLTELLRQRSGRLLDERSTGYLDMMTGTAERLQHLIRDLLDFSRMSHQLPQFGPVPLRDVARQVLDDLDASVSQSRAQVLVGDLPVVHGDATHLRLLLQNLISNALKFTVDGRAPEVGIQAVRQDDAHWRVEVRDNGVGIAPADREHLFQPFKRLHPDGSKAGSGLGLAICSRIVKRHGGRLWVESGTGAGSCFCFVLAVADPLPHQAASTRHDHVVPQPASETQAP